The proteins below come from a single Maridesulfovibrio frigidus DSM 17176 genomic window:
- a CDS encoding FkbM family methyltransferase — protein sequence MDFSSINYIHPDEIPLNATICLYGTGQGGEESYKLLKSMRPDVKVAAFADTFKTGKFLERPILTPQELAEQQDNFALTIVCSLYFLEIQKVLNTNNIKKFGFFAWPKFFKYVFFPKDLSSVQDKINKISSKLETEDDRRLFGDLCDARSINSTLTYIKTSDDGIPSIIFKDHHNLKSLYPENTAVSYFDFIDLSIVEYAVQGGVYDGGEAVFMIENCPKLIKLFGFEPLGSSSLDISNSKKLDDSKKFQLIEKGLWNSSKQVTFIANGSASCVNSNVSNDGKDKINLCSLNDEAQNISLKKLDFLFCDIENAEIPMLEGAIDLIVASRTQLAICFYHSKKQFIDTPLMLMDHLEDYVFKIGHYSLSSDESVFYAIPREKYSGYQTYS from the coding sequence ATGGACTTTTCGAGTATCAACTACATACATCCTGATGAGATCCCTTTAAATGCTACTATCTGTCTTTATGGAACTGGACAGGGCGGTGAAGAGTCATACAAGCTTCTAAAATCAATGAGGCCTGATGTTAAGGTTGCCGCTTTTGCTGACACCTTTAAAACCGGAAAGTTCCTTGAGAGACCTATTCTTACCCCGCAAGAACTTGCAGAACAACAAGACAACTTTGCTTTAACAATAGTCTGCTCGCTTTATTTCCTTGAAATACAAAAAGTACTTAATACAAATAATATAAAGAAATTTGGTTTTTTTGCATGGCCTAAATTCTTCAAATATGTATTTTTTCCAAAAGATCTATCCTCAGTTCAAGATAAAATAAATAAAATATCAAGTAAGCTTGAAACAGAAGATGACAGAAGGTTGTTTGGAGATCTTTGCGATGCACGCTCAATAAATTCTACCTTAACTTATATTAAAACATCAGATGACGGCATCCCTAGTATAATATTTAAAGATCACCATAATCTAAAATCTTTATACCCTGAAAATACCGCTGTAAGCTATTTTGATTTTATTGATCTTTCAATTGTAGAATATGCTGTACAAGGTGGCGTTTACGATGGGGGAGAGGCTGTTTTTATGATTGAAAACTGCCCCAAACTTATCAAACTGTTTGGTTTTGAACCACTCGGCTCAAGTTCACTAGATATTTCAAATTCTAAAAAATTAGATGATTCTAAAAAATTTCAGTTAATTGAAAAAGGGCTATGGAATAGTTCTAAGCAAGTTACTTTTATAGCCAATGGATCTGCTAGTTGCGTAAATTCAAATGTTAGCAATGATGGTAAAGATAAAATTAACCTATGCTCACTAAATGACGAAGCCCAAAATATTTCGCTTAAAAAATTAGATTTTCTGTTTTGTGATATTGAAAATGCCGAAATTCCAATGTTAGAAGGGGCTATTGATTTAATCGTTGCAAGTAGAACTCAACTTGCAATTTGTTTTTACCACTCAAAAAAACAATTTATAGACACCCCACTTATGCTAATGGATCACCTTGAAGATTATGTTTTTAAGATTGGACACTATTCACTGAGTTCAGATGAAAGCGTTTTCTATGCAATTCCTCGTGAAAAATATTCCGGTTATCAAACCTATTCATAA
- the nadB gene encoding L-aspartate oxidase, whose amino-acid sequence MKTEVLVIGAGISGCISALTAAEKGVEVILLTQGEDLFTGNTRLAQGGIVYTGPEDSPKILENDIRTAGWNYNYSKALRTLTKHGPEALKHILLDKYPVPFAREEDGEYSLTREGGHAVQRILYCADHTGQSIMEVLSKAVISNHNITVCTQRTAIDILTNHHHAKSTEMRYCLSNKCLGAYVYNESINAVETILANYTVLATGGLGQIYLHTTNSTGSIGSGIAMATRAKVRVINSEMVQFHPTAFYQGARSRASRRFLISEAVRGEGAKLINCYGEAFMPRYDPRADLAPRDIVTRSIQEEMLRTGEECVYLDAANHVDHNLSKRFPTIFGRCAEAGIDMDSKPIPVVPAAHYFCGGVLVDDKGKTTLDRLYAVGECSCTGVHGANRLASTSLLEGLLWGYNAGKDIVAQAARKSSLSRKLMDSIPDWDNSSTNTNEDPALIAQDWMLIRSIMWNYVGITRSSARLSRAMYDLQNLNRDLRSFYKRTPLSRPIVDLFHGCQAALSVTAAASKNKESLGCHYRVD is encoded by the coding sequence ATGAAAACCGAAGTGTTAGTTATCGGGGCAGGAATTTCCGGATGTATTTCCGCTTTAACAGCAGCAGAGAAAGGCGTTGAAGTCATTCTGCTGACTCAAGGTGAAGATCTCTTTACCGGAAACACCCGGCTTGCCCAGGGTGGTATTGTTTATACGGGGCCTGAGGATTCTCCAAAAATTCTTGAGAATGATATTCGCACTGCGGGCTGGAATTATAATTACTCAAAAGCTCTTCGTACCTTAACTAAACATGGCCCTGAGGCGTTAAAGCACATTCTTCTTGATAAATACCCTGTTCCTTTTGCCCGTGAGGAAGATGGTGAATACAGCCTTACTAGGGAAGGTGGCCATGCCGTGCAGCGTATCCTATACTGCGCGGATCATACTGGGCAATCTATTATGGAAGTCCTTTCAAAAGCCGTTATATCTAATCACAATATAACAGTGTGCACTCAGCGCACCGCAATTGATATTTTAACAAATCATCACCATGCCAAGTCTACTGAAATGAGATATTGTCTCAGTAATAAATGTCTTGGAGCATATGTATATAATGAGTCAATCAATGCGGTTGAAACAATACTTGCCAATTACACAGTCTTGGCAACAGGCGGACTTGGACAGATTTATCTGCATACCACAAATTCTACCGGGTCTATCGGGTCCGGCATTGCCATGGCTACCAGAGCCAAGGTCAGAGTAATTAATTCTGAAATGGTTCAGTTTCACCCCACAGCATTTTATCAGGGTGCACGGTCAAGAGCTAGTCGCAGATTCCTAATTTCAGAGGCTGTCCGTGGAGAGGGAGCAAAGCTTATAAATTGTTATGGTGAAGCTTTCATGCCTCGCTATGACCCTAGAGCTGATCTTGCTCCGCGTGATATTGTGACCCGTTCGATTCAGGAAGAAATGCTCAGGACCGGTGAAGAGTGTGTTTATCTGGACGCTGCTAACCACGTTGACCACAATCTTTCAAAAAGATTTCCAACTATTTTCGGCAGGTGTGCTGAGGCTGGTATTGATATGGATTCAAAGCCTATTCCAGTGGTTCCTGCCGCGCATTATTTCTGCGGTGGTGTTCTTGTTGACGACAAAGGAAAAACGACCCTTGATAGACTGTACGCTGTTGGTGAATGTTCCTGTACCGGAGTTCATGGTGCGAACAGACTTGCCAGTACCTCGTTGCTTGAGGGGCTATTGTGGGGATATAACGCTGGTAAAGACATCGTTGCGCAGGCTGCCAGAAAGTCCAGTCTTTCTAGAAAGCTGATGGATTCTATACCAGATTGGGATAATTCCAGTACGAACACAAATGAGGATCCTGCTCTGATTGCTCAGGATTGGATGTTGATTCGAAGCATTATGTGGAACTATGTAGGGATTACAAGATCCTCTGCTCGCCTTAGTCGCGCCATGTATGACTTGCAAAACCTAAACAGGGATCTACGTTCATTTTACAAGAGAACTCCCCTGAGCAGGCCGATTGTAGACTTATTTCATGGTTGTCAGGCTGCTCTTTCAGTCACAGCCGCTGCATCTAAAAACAAAGAGAGTCTTGGTTGTCATTATAGGGTTGATTAA
- the nadA gene encoding quinolinate synthase NadA, with product MYSKIITDLREKYGKRLAILGHHYQSDEIIAHTDLAGDSLELARQIDKLEAEYIVFCGVHFMAESAAIVRKDNQKIYIPDAKAGCVMANMAPADLVDKVLTKILNESGRKIIPLAYVNTPAAVKTVCGKHGGSVCTSANAVKMMKWALDQGDGVLFLPDKNLAFNTADKLGIPEEKRLLLDIRKNGENLDVSETLDKQLLVWPGLCAIHQRFKLSQIENLRIQHPGCKVVVHPECPPALVQAADGDGSTSYLIKYVSESPAGSTIVVGTETNLVYRLAQLFPDKKIIPLSVSFCSSMAKITEKKLAELLQNIETADFEDVSDEIREPAKVALERMLKVCA from the coding sequence ATGTATTCTAAAATAATTACCGATTTAAGAGAGAAGTACGGAAAGCGTCTAGCAATACTAGGCCACCACTACCAGTCTGATGAAATTATAGCTCACACAGACCTTGCAGGTGATTCACTTGAGCTTGCTCGTCAGATTGATAAACTTGAAGCTGAATACATCGTTTTTTGTGGTGTTCATTTCATGGCAGAATCAGCGGCTATAGTTCGCAAAGATAATCAGAAAATTTACATTCCAGATGCTAAGGCGGGATGCGTCATGGCAAATATGGCTCCTGCCGATCTGGTTGATAAGGTTCTGACGAAAATTTTGAATGAAAGTGGCAGAAAAATAATTCCACTGGCTTACGTCAACACTCCTGCGGCAGTTAAAACCGTCTGCGGTAAACATGGCGGTTCGGTTTGTACGTCAGCTAATGCTGTTAAAATGATGAAATGGGCACTTGATCAAGGTGATGGTGTTCTTTTCCTTCCTGACAAAAATCTTGCATTTAATACTGCTGATAAACTTGGCATTCCAGAAGAAAAAAGATTATTGCTTGATATCCGCAAAAATGGCGAAAATCTTGATGTCAGTGAAACTCTTGATAAGCAGCTTTTGGTATGGCCCGGACTTTGTGCGATTCATCAGAGGTTTAAACTTTCCCAGATTGAAAATCTGCGCATTCAGCATCCCGGTTGCAAGGTTGTTGTTCATCCTGAATGTCCGCCTGCACTTGTTCAGGCGGCTGATGGAGATGGTTCAACGTCCTATCTTATCAAGTATGTATCTGAATCTCCTGCGGGATCGACCATAGTTGTTGGGACTGAAACCAATCTGGTCTACAGGTTAGCTCAGTTGTTTCCTGATAAAAAAATTATTCCATTAAGTGTAAGTTTTTGTAGCAGTATGGCTAAAATTACTGAGAAAAAACTTGCAGAGCTTCTCCAGAATATCGAAACCGCTGACTTTGAAGATGTTTCAGATGAAATTAGGGAGCCTGCGAAAGTTGCTCTTGAAAGGATGCTTAAAGTCTGCGCGTAA
- the nadC gene encoding carboxylating nicotinate-nucleotide diphosphorylase: MSENKFDTFFQAEAKMFLMATIRVALSEDGPDLTSQGVFEPDDIANAQIIAKEDTIIAGLPLIPLILEFTDKDKKCKIHLNVNEGDKVSAGTLVAAIQGPAVLLLKAERIMLNFISHLSGIATLTNKYVQALDHSETILLDTRKTIPGLRYPEKYAVLVGGAQNHRLNLVEMLMLKDNHIDRAGSITLAVNKLRAKYEPCPPIEVECRNQKEVDEAVACGVERIMLDNMTFDEAKASVATIPDSIETEISGNVTLETIAKLAEAGPDFISVGRITHSAKCSDLSMQIFAA, translated from the coding sequence ATGAGCGAAAATAAATTTGACACTTTCTTTCAGGCTGAAGCTAAAATGTTTCTTATGGCTACAATCAGAGTTGCTTTAAGCGAAGATGGTCCAGACCTAACTTCCCAAGGTGTATTTGAACCTGATGATATTGCAAATGCACAGATTATTGCGAAAGAAGATACAATTATCGCAGGCCTTCCACTCATCCCGCTTATCCTAGAATTCACAGATAAAGATAAAAAATGTAAGATTCACCTCAATGTTAATGAAGGTGACAAAGTTTCTGCAGGTACGCTCGTTGCTGCTATTCAGGGGCCTGCCGTCCTACTTCTTAAGGCAGAAAGAATTATGCTTAATTTTATATCTCATCTTTCTGGTATTGCGACTCTTACCAATAAATATGTTCAGGCTCTTGATCATAGTGAAACTATCCTTCTCGATACTAGAAAAACTATTCCGGGACTTCGTTATCCTGAAAAATATGCGGTATTGGTTGGTGGTGCTCAAAATCACAGGCTGAACCTTGTAGAAATGCTGATGCTGAAAGATAATCATATCGACCGTGCTGGATCTATAACTCTAGCAGTCAATAAGCTCCGCGCTAAGTATGAGCCCTGCCCTCCTATCGAAGTTGAATGCAGAAATCAGAAAGAAGTGGACGAGGCTGTGGCTTGCGGAGTTGAACGTATTATGCTTGATAATATGACCTTTGATGAAGCTAAAGCTTCCGTAGCAACTATCCCTGATTCAATTGAAACTGAAATCAGCGGGAATGTGACTCTGGAAACAATTGCCAAACTTGCTGAGGCCGGGCCGGACTTTATTTCTGTAGGAAGAATCACACACTCTGCAAAATGTTCAGATTTGAGCATGCAGATATTCGCAGCTTAA
- the mgtE gene encoding magnesium transporter, whose translation MSKAKGIPEPLRKWQESGKGLAGQVDQRVIDAMHPADAADHIEELGLEEQVKFIKQLPISAAADSIAEMEKYDQRELIERLNIGMAARILEFMSPDDATDIIEGLDDDLRESLLRQIKAEDREEISTLLTFDPETAGGVMNTEVAILREDFTVDQAIASIRAEVEDKSIPYYAYLVDSRHHLTGAVSLRDLLISQPGKKLKELTHNQHLISVTYEVDKEEVAKLIGHYNFLAMPVTDFDHRLLGVVTVDDVIDIINEEASEDMQSMVGAGTDETTDSPWTYSVKKRLPWLVINVANSAISAWVVHLFEANIAKMAILAVLMPIVANQAGNTGQQALAVMIRQFATESFDRKKSWQAVFRELKIGLANGICISLLVLLAVYLLTDNSALAMVMSGALFIDMLIGAVVGGAIPIILKEFGRDPAQASSIFLTTITDSLGFLSLLGLAGIFLL comes from the coding sequence ATGAGTAAGGCAAAAGGTATACCTGAACCACTCAGAAAATGGCAAGAAAGCGGTAAAGGACTCGCTGGGCAAGTTGACCAGCGGGTTATTGATGCAATGCATCCTGCGGATGCTGCTGATCACATTGAAGAATTGGGGCTTGAAGAACAGGTTAAGTTCATTAAGCAGCTCCCAATTAGTGCTGCCGCCGATTCCATTGCTGAGATGGAAAAATACGACCAGCGAGAACTGATCGAAAGGCTTAATATAGGAATGGCTGCCCGCATTCTGGAGTTCATGTCTCCAGATGATGCGACTGACATTATTGAAGGCCTTGATGATGATCTGCGCGAAAGTCTGTTACGTCAGATTAAAGCTGAAGATAGAGAAGAAATCTCGACTCTTCTTACCTTTGATCCCGAAACAGCTGGTGGTGTTATGAATACCGAAGTAGCAATTCTTCGCGAAGATTTCACTGTGGACCAAGCTATTGCTTCGATCCGCGCAGAAGTTGAAGACAAAAGTATTCCTTATTACGCCTACCTTGTTGATAGCCGTCACCATTTGACCGGAGCTGTATCCTTACGCGATCTTCTAATTTCGCAGCCCGGTAAAAAGCTCAAAGAACTCACTCACAATCAGCATCTTATTTCTGTCACCTATGAGGTCGACAAAGAAGAAGTGGCTAAACTTATTGGTCATTACAATTTTCTCGCAATGCCTGTTACAGATTTTGATCACAGACTGCTTGGCGTGGTCACAGTTGATGATGTTATCGACATCATTAATGAAGAGGCCAGCGAAGACATGCAGTCCATGGTTGGTGCGGGTACGGATGAAACCACCGATTCACCGTGGACCTATTCCGTAAAGAAAAGGCTGCCGTGGCTGGTGATTAACGTTGCGAACTCTGCCATATCAGCGTGGGTGGTTCATTTATTTGAAGCAAATATTGCTAAAATGGCGATCTTGGCCGTTCTTATGCCAATTGTTGCGAATCAAGCAGGAAATACAGGACAACAAGCTCTTGCCGTTATGATTAGGCAATTTGCCACAGAATCATTCGATCGTAAAAAATCATGGCAGGCTGTTTTTCGCGAACTAAAAATCGGCCTTGCTAACGGTATCTGCATATCGTTACTAGTTCTATTGGCTGTGTATCTACTGACAGACAACTCCGCACTAGCAATGGTAATGTCCGGCGCATTATTTATAGACATGCTCATAGGAGCAGTAGTTGGCGGAGCTATACCGATTATTCTAAAAGAATTTGGACGTGATCCAGCTCAGGCTTCTTCAATATTTCTTACTACCATCACCGACAGTTTAGGATTTCTATCACTACTTGGACTTGCCGGAATATTTTTGCTTTAA
- a CDS encoding adenylate kinase, whose translation MNILIFGPNGSGKGTQGALAKKKFELDHIESGAIFRKHIGGGTELGMKAKAFIEKGELVPDDITIPMVLDVLQSSDENGWLLDGFPRSIVQAQKLWEALEKDGVKLDYVIEILLPREVAKNRIMGRRLCENDPNHPNNKFIDAIKPEGDVCRVCGGALTERADDQDGDAINKRHDIYYDETTGTVAAAYFYKDLAAKAGFKYITLDGEGTIDSIKETLMAQLV comes from the coding sequence ATGAATATTCTTATTTTTGGACCAAACGGTAGTGGTAAAGGAACTCAGGGCGCACTAGCTAAGAAAAAATTTGAACTTGATCACATTGAATCAGGTGCAATTTTCCGTAAACACATTGGTGGCGGAACTGAGCTTGGAATGAAAGCTAAAGCATTCATCGAAAAGGGCGAGCTCGTTCCTGATGATATTACTATTCCAATGGTTCTAGACGTTCTTCAGTCTTCCGACGAAAACGGCTGGTTGCTTGACGGTTTCCCACGCTCCATCGTTCAGGCTCAGAAACTTTGGGAAGCTCTTGAAAAAGACGGCGTAAAACTCGATTACGTTATCGAAATTCTTCTTCCTCGCGAAGTAGCTAAAAACCGCATCATGGGTCGTCGCCTTTGCGAAAATGATCCTAACCACCCTAACAACAAATTCATCGACGCTATTAAGCCTGAAGGTGATGTTTGTCGCGTATGTGGCGGTGCTCTTACTGAGCGTGCTGACGATCAGGACGGTGACGCAATCAACAAACGCCACGACATCTACTACGATGAAACTACTGGTACTGTTGCAGCAGCATACTTCTACAAAGATCTCGCAGCTAAAGCTGGATTCAAGTACATCACACTTGATGGCGAAGGCACAATCGATTCTATTAAAGAAACTCTTATGGCTCAGCTCGTATAA
- the tilS gene encoding tRNA lysidine(34) synthetase TilS, whose translation MAPLPKSLQELDSAQARLCLDIEKFGNLKSDINFASKKVLVAVSGGIDSAALLIISTLLARKSGGRVFCAHVDHNLRSVSVEDAVFVEKLCADLGVGFEKKSVDAKGYAELNSIGLEEAGRILRYDFFNYCLKKFDADFLLLAHHLGDLCEDVVMRLIRGTGWPALAGMDAYDPDRKLLRPLLETNKRQLETFLKSIKCSWREDESNSSNKYTRNRVRNNIIPLLLNENPSFGINVARLKNQADLDQDYWESEISRCLDQIKRLEDGSFFAPSKILKQCHPALRCRLYKKIIELLGKGHALADSINLLENSYVAKKTGSVFQFPSNKTATITKQGIVFKFSQRY comes from the coding sequence ATGGCACCACTACCAAAATCATTACAGGAACTAGACTCTGCACAAGCTCGTTTATGCCTCGATATTGAGAAGTTCGGTAATCTTAAATCTGATATTAATTTTGCGTCAAAGAAAGTTCTTGTAGCTGTCTCAGGCGGAATTGATTCAGCTGCATTGTTGATTATATCTACCCTGCTTGCCAGAAAATCTGGTGGCAGGGTTTTTTGTGCACATGTGGATCATAATTTGCGCAGTGTATCAGTTGAAGATGCTGTTTTTGTTGAAAAATTGTGTGCAGATCTTGGTGTAGGTTTTGAGAAGAAAAGTGTAGATGCTAAAGGTTATGCCGAACTTAATTCGATTGGACTTGAAGAGGCTGGGCGTATTTTGAGGTATGATTTCTTCAACTACTGCTTGAAGAAATTTGATGCTGATTTTTTGTTGCTAGCGCATCACCTTGGAGATTTGTGCGAAGATGTTGTGATGCGCCTTATTCGCGGTACTGGGTGGCCCGCTCTTGCGGGGATGGATGCTTATGATCCGGATCGAAAGCTCTTACGCCCTCTTTTGGAGACGAATAAGCGGCAACTTGAAACATTTCTTAAAAGTATAAAATGTTCGTGGCGCGAAGATGAAAGCAACAGTTCTAATAAATATACCCGCAATAGGGTCCGAAATAATATTATTCCACTTTTGCTTAATGAGAATCCCAGTTTTGGAATAAATGTCGCTAGGCTTAAAAATCAGGCCGATTTGGATCAGGATTACTGGGAATCAGAAATCAGTAGGTGTTTAGATCAAATTAAGCGCCTTGAAGATGGGTCTTTTTTCGCACCTTCGAAGATTTTAAAGCAATGTCACCCTGCTTTGAGGTGCCGGTTGTATAAAAAAATTATTGAGCTTTTAGGTAAAGGACATGCCCTCGCTGATTCTATAAATCTTCTGGAAAATTCGTATGTTGCAAAGAAAACAGGATCTGTATTCCAATTTCCATCTAACAAGACTGCGACCATCACCAAGCAAGGTATAGTGTTCAAATTTTCTCAGAGATATTGA
- the hemA gene encoding glutamyl-tRNA reductase produces the protein MDHNIYLIGLNHKSAGVDIRERYALTNVEEFEAGLLDLGVREVMALSTCNRVEILVVCSEAITESEILTYWANKCSGSRSDLEPNTYCHKDLKAVNHLFRVACSLDSMIVGEPQILGQLKDSYRNAVEAGAARVIINRMLHKAFFVAKRVRTETSIASSAVSISYAAVELAKKIFGELKGQKAMLIGAGEMAELAATHLLNCGVEKIRIANRTLSNAQDLAKCMNGEAIPFESLYDYLSDTDIIISSTGAPHAVIKAKEMKKVIKKRKFRPMFFIDIAVPRDIDPDVNSLDNVYLYDIDDLKDVVEENMSQREDEAVKASSIVESETLSFGNWINSLDLQPTIVDLFNRSEGIAQAELAKTLKRLGDVDDKTKEALEFMALSIGKKILHEPVTFLKRRTEEEGAADRFVDLARRMFNLDNDTIPPDAHCKRKKPKD, from the coding sequence ATGGATCATAATATTTATCTTATAGGTCTCAATCACAAATCTGCAGGTGTGGATATTCGTGAACGTTACGCGCTAACCAATGTCGAAGAGTTCGAAGCTGGACTCCTTGATCTTGGTGTTCGTGAAGTAATGGCACTTTCTACCTGCAACAGAGTTGAGATTCTCGTCGTATGTTCTGAGGCTATCACCGAGAGTGAAATCCTTACATACTGGGCCAATAAGTGTTCAGGTTCCAGATCAGATCTTGAACCCAACACCTACTGTCACAAAGACCTCAAAGCCGTGAATCACTTATTCAGAGTGGCTTGCAGTCTCGATTCAATGATAGTCGGCGAACCTCAGATTCTCGGTCAGCTTAAAGATTCGTATCGTAATGCTGTCGAAGCTGGAGCAGCTAGAGTTATCATTAACAGAATGCTCCACAAAGCATTTTTCGTTGCCAAACGGGTTCGTACCGAAACTTCAATAGCTTCGAGTGCTGTATCTATCAGTTATGCCGCTGTAGAGCTTGCCAAGAAGATTTTTGGCGAACTAAAAGGTCAAAAAGCTATGCTCATCGGGGCTGGGGAAATGGCGGAGCTTGCAGCAACTCACCTGCTTAACTGCGGAGTTGAAAAGATTCGCATTGCCAACAGAACGCTCTCTAATGCGCAAGATCTAGCTAAATGTATGAATGGCGAGGCCATTCCTTTTGAAAGCTTATATGACTACCTAAGTGATACTGACATCATCATCAGCTCCACCGGAGCGCCTCATGCTGTCATTAAAGCTAAGGAAATGAAAAAGGTCATCAAGAAACGTAAGTTCCGCCCAATGTTCTTCATCGACATTGCGGTTCCACGTGATATCGACCCAGACGTAAACAGCCTCGATAACGTATATTTATACGATATTGATGATCTTAAAGACGTAGTTGAAGAAAACATGTCTCAGCGTGAAGATGAAGCTGTCAAAGCAAGCTCTATCGTTGAATCAGAGACGCTCTCTTTCGGGAATTGGATTAATTCTCTTGACCTACAGCCCACTATTGTCGACCTGTTTAATCGCAGTGAAGGCATTGCTCAGGCTGAACTCGCCAAGACCCTTAAGCGCCTTGGCGACGTCGACGACAAAACCAAAGAGGCCCTCGAATTTATGGCCCTTTCAATTGGTAAAAAAATACTTCACGAACCGGTTACGTTCCTAAAACGCAGAACAGAAGAAGAAGGCGCTGCGGACAGGTTTGTTGATCTTGCCAGACGCATGTTTAATCTGGACAACGATACCATTCCACCAGATGCGCATTGTAAACGTAAGAAACCAAAAGATTAA
- a CDS encoding cytochrome C assembly family protein has protein sequence MTLFEFFQYVIIALYLMGMIFFIAGALKNSPIMGKLGNLCAIGGFALHSLDLLLAVTLYKGTVLTGGFFYFSLLGWSLILVYFGLWWKIRNTFFALTASPLALLLFVASLAAQSLKVTLPAHLAGLFIGLHIGTIFVSIALMAMAAGAGVAFIYLNNKIKTKANLTAFGKEMPSLNTFDRVNHWAIMIGFPLYTLGLAAGFLWARGTFTKMFSWDPKEIVTLLVWFLFAFLFHQRTIVGWRGKKPAILVIIVFVITMISLWGINFFIPTHHSFKA, from the coding sequence ATGACTTTGTTTGAGTTCTTTCAATACGTGATTATAGCCCTGTATTTAATGGGGATGATTTTCTTCATAGCAGGCGCTCTTAAGAATAGCCCCATAATGGGTAAGCTTGGAAATCTGTGCGCTATTGGCGGGTTTGCATTGCATTCTCTCGATTTGCTGCTCGCCGTGACCTTATATAAAGGAACTGTGCTGACTGGCGGATTCTTTTACTTCAGCCTGCTAGGTTGGAGTTTGATTCTCGTTTATTTCGGTCTCTGGTGGAAAATACGCAATACTTTCTTTGCGCTCACAGCTTCACCTTTGGCTCTGTTGCTATTTGTCGCATCTCTTGCGGCTCAAAGCCTTAAAGTGACTCTCCCTGCTCATTTGGCGGGCCTTTTTATAGGTCTCCATATCGGAACCATATTTGTAAGCATCGCTTTGATGGCAATGGCTGCGGGAGCTGGTGTAGCTTTTATATACCTAAACAATAAGATTAAAACGAAGGCCAACCTTACTGCATTCGGTAAAGAGATGCCTTCTTTAAATACCTTCGATCGTGTGAATCATTGGGCGATTATGATTGGTTTCCCGCTCTATACTTTAGGACTCGCCGCCGGGTTCTTGTGGGCGCGAGGAACCTTTACTAAAATGTTCTCATGGGATCCGAAAGAAATCGTAACGTTACTGGTCTGGTTTTTATTTGCATTCCTTTTCCATCAGCGCACAATCGTTGGCTGGAGAGGCAAAAAACCGGCAATTCTGGTGATCATTGTTTTTGTCATCACCATGATATCACTGTGGGGAATAAATTTCTTTATCCCTACTCACCATAGCTTTAAAGCCTGA
- a CDS encoding precorrin-2 dehydrogenase/sirohydrochlorin ferrochelatase family protein translates to MLYQSSMTYYPIFLKVENQKCLLVGAGCVGLRKLKSLLQSGPAEITVLDTCDPCSELKSISEDPRVRFEKRNFEPEDLDDKFMAFACTCNKAVNKQIADICREKNILCNIADYPDGSNFIVPSVIKQGDLTLAVSTGGNSPAFTKKIRRDLQDVFGEHYAIFLTLMGRIRPLVLDLGEETSQNTALFRHLVASPILDELEAGNMSRVKELLAEILPEELVPHIPELTDDFV, encoded by the coding sequence TTGCTATACCAATCTTCTATGACGTACTATCCTATTTTCCTGAAAGTGGAAAACCAGAAATGTCTGCTAGTTGGAGCAGGATGTGTTGGGCTTCGCAAGCTGAAATCTTTATTGCAATCCGGCCCTGCCGAAATCACGGTACTTGATACTTGTGATCCTTGCTCTGAACTTAAAAGCATTAGCGAAGATCCCCGTGTCCGTTTTGAAAAGCGCAATTTTGAACCGGAAGATTTAGATGATAAATTTATGGCATTTGCATGCACTTGCAACAAAGCTGTAAATAAACAAATTGCAGATATATGCCGTGAAAAGAATATTCTTTGCAACATTGCGGATTACCCTGATGGGAGCAATTTCATCGTACCATCCGTAATTAAACAGGGAGATCTTACTCTTGCAGTCTCTACGGGCGGCAACAGTCCGGCTTTTACAAAAAAAATTCGTCGCGATTTACAAGACGTTTTTGGCGAACATTATGCAATTTTTCTGACCTTGATGGGCAGAATCAGACCTCTGGTCCTTGACCTTGGCGAGGAAACAAGCCAAAACACCGCTTTGTTCAGGCATCTTGTAGCGTCTCCGATTTTAGATGAACTGGAAGCAGGAAACATGAGCCGTGTTAAAGAATTATTGGCTGAAATTCTGCCCGAAGAACTTGTTCCCCATATCCCGGAGTTAACTGATGACTTTGTTTGA